The Bosea sp. 685 DNA window CAGACGCAAATAGCCAGCGGCCTTGCCTCCATTCTCAATGCAACGACCCCCGTTTTTTCCATATTGGTCGCGCATTTCCTGACAGCCGATGAAAAGATGACCCCGAACAAGATTGCTGGCGTCGTCCTGGGTGTCGGCGGCGTCGCGGTCTTGATGGGCGGCGACGCGGTCTCGGGGCAAGGACAGCCGCTGCCGGCGCTGCTGGCCTGTTTGGGGGCTGCTCTTTCCTATGGATTCGCAGGGGTCTTCGGTCGTCGCTTCAGACGCATGGGGATCGCCCCGACGGTCGGGGCGTTCGGCCAGACCATAGCTACGACAATCATGATGGTGCCAATCGTTCTGATCTTCGACGCTCCCTGGCTGCTTCCCTTCCCAAGCGCCACGACATTTGCCGCGCTTGCCGGTCTCTCCCTGCTTTCGACCGCGCTGGCCTATGTCATTTTCTTCCGCATCCTGGCCGGCGGTGGCGCCATCAACAGTTCGCTCGTGACCCTCCTGATCCCTGTCAGTGCGATCCTGCTCGGATCACTGATTCTGGGCGAACGCCTGGCCACAAGCCACTTTGCCGGGATGGCGCTGATCGCCCTGGGGCTTCTCTCGATTGACGGGCGGATGTGGCGGCTGGTCCGCACCCGCGCCACTTCGTGAGGTATTCCGATGCCTGGAACCGTCTACACCTTCACTGAAAGCCCGATAGGTTTTCTGCTCCTCGCCGGCGATGGTGAGCGGCTGGCATATCTCGGCTTTCCGCATGGCAAGGGAGCGATACAACCGCAAGCGGAGTGGCGACGTGACGCCTCGATTTTCATAGATGCGCGCGCGCAGCTGAAAGCTTATTTCGAGGGAAGGTTGAGCCGGTTCGATCTGCCGCTCGATCCGCGTGGCACGCCATTCCAGATGGATGTCTGGCGTGCTCTCACTGACATTCCTCCGGGCGAAACGATCAGCTATGGCGAACTGGCCAGGCGTATCGGGCGGCCCACAGCAAGCCGGGCCGTGGGGGCAGCCAATGGGGCCAACCCCTTGCCGATCGTCATTCCCTGTCACCGGGTTATCGGTTCAAACGGGGCGCTCACGGGATTTGGCGGAGGGATAGAAACGAAAAAATGGCTGCTCGCATTGGAGCGCGGCAGCCCCCCTCCCGCGATCGAGCAGTTGCACCTGCTGTGAAGCCACCATTCATCCGATCGATCCGCCCCCCGATTAGAGCGGCAATTTCGTAACCAGGTTCTGCGGCGTCGCAGAACGATGCTCGTGAGAGGCGGCTCTATCGTTCAGCAGGAATGGCGGCGCCTTTATCCGTCCAGCTTGGTGGAACACCGACACTGCCGCCAACCAGGCCAACGAGTCCCGGTGACGGGCCGAATGCCCGGCAAGCCGCGTATTTTGCGTCACCGCCAAACTGCGCGCCGATCTGTTCGAAGGACGGAAATGTCGGCGCCTTGCCGAACGGCGTCTCGCCGGTGACGAGCATCTTGCTGAAATCGGATCCGAAATCGCTTGCCAGCGTATAGGCATCGCCCTCCTCGCTCATCCGGGCCGAGGTCAGGAAGGCATTTGCGCCGCGCCCCCAGACCATCGCCGCCTGCTGCTTGCCGTTGGCGTCGCGAGCCTCGGCCTCGAGCGAAATGCTTCCCA harbors:
- a CDS encoding DMT family transporter, translating into MSLFEWGLLLLLSVLWGGSFFFSKVALHELPPFTVVLARVGLAAVALALYLRVTRQDMPTVPGVWAAFFGMGLLNNLIPFSLLFWGQTQIASGLASILNATTPVFSILVAHFLTADEKMTPNKIAGVVLGVGGVAVLMGGDAVSGQGQPLPALLACLGAALSYGFAGVFGRRFRRMGIAPTVGAFGQTIATTIMMVPIVLIFDAPWLLPFPSATTFAALAGLSLLSTALAYVIFFRILAGGGAINSSLVTLLIPVSAILLGSLILGERLATSHFAGMALIALGLLSIDGRMWRLVRTRATS
- a CDS encoding methylated-DNA--[protein]-cysteine S-methyltransferase; translated protein: MPGTVYTFTESPIGFLLLAGDGERLAYLGFPHGKGAIQPQAEWRRDASIFIDARAQLKAYFEGRLSRFDLPLDPRGTPFQMDVWRALTDIPPGETISYGELARRIGRPTASRAVGAANGANPLPIVIPCHRVIGSNGALTGFGGGIETKKWLLALERGSPPPAIEQLHLL